Within the Magnetospirillum sp. genome, the region GAGTTCGATGCGCGGCGGACGCGCCACGAGCAAACCGTCCTGGCCCTCTGCCGCCAACGCATGATGCTGCTCGATCTGCTCTTGCGTGGGGGCTGGAAAGCCCGCAAAGCGGTCGCCGAATTGTTCGCGCATCTTGGTGACGGTGGGGCCGTCGGGTCGCAGCCAACCATCGACCTTGAGGCCGTTGCGCTTCTGGTATTTGCGCACGCCATCGTCGAGCGTGTATTGCCCATAGCCGCTCGGGCCGTTGGTGCCGGCGAAATCGAGATCGCCCGCGTCCGCCAGAATGCTTTCGACTTTGAACACGTCTCTTCGGCCGTTCATGCGGCCGAGGCCGATCGTGTCGGCGAGGTCGAACCAGCCGTCGAGTGAATCTTCGTCTTCGCGGCGTTGTTTGATATCAGGGGCGAACATGGCAAGGCTCCGGCGTTTCGGCGCCGGGCTTTCCTGCCGGGCCGATTGAGGGGTGCTTTCCAATGTGGAAGGCGGTTAAGGTGAGAACATAATATATACGGAAAATTAAACAAGCAAGGATAATTTATTCACAACACGCATCGGCCAAAAAAAACGGGGCCAGAAGGCCCCGCATTCCTGCGTGTGCTGTGTTTGCGTCGCTAAATCGTAAAGCCCGGATCGTGCAGGGTGCGGCTGTCGGCGGGGGCTTCTGTGCGCGCGAACATGCCGTAGTCGCGGATCACGCCCGCCACGCGCAGGCGATAATCGGCGAACACGTCGCCGCGCCCAGCCGTTTGCGCAGCGCGATGGCACGGGCGGTTGCGCCAATTCAAGATCGACGCCTCGTCGCGCCAGAAGGACAGCGACAGCATCTTGCCGTCATCGGCGAGGCTCTGGAAGCGTTCGACCGACACGAAGCCGTCGACGGTTTCGAGCTCGGCGCGCAACGCCGCCGCATGGTCGAGATAGTCTTGCTTGCGGCCCGCCGCCGGGCGCACTTCGAAAATCACGGCGATCATCGTCTAGCTCCCCAACAGGCGTTCGGTTTCGGCCGCCCGGATGTCCCAGCGGCAGGTCGCAGTCACGTGGGCGACCTGCAGCTGCAGCCGCGCTTCGAGGGCCGGGTTCTTGGCGGCAAACGCCTCGGCGATCGCGGCGGCGGACGACACGTAGGCTTGCGGATCGATATTGCCGGCGACGACCGGTGCGAGAATGCCGAAATCGCCGACCGTTTCGGGCAAGGCGCCCAATGCCGTCGTGACCACCACACAGCCTGCCGCCATCGCCTCCATGACGGCGATCGACGAAGTCTCGGCCGCGACGTTCGGATAGAACAGGAGTACGGCGCGCTTGAGGGCGTCGGCCAGTGCGGGCTGCGGCACGTTGCCGTGATAGGCGACCCCGGCCGCCGATTTGGCTTCGGCCGCCAGCAGGAGCCAGCTCGGCTGGCGGCGAAACAGATTGTTGGCCGGATAGAAATCGAAACTCGAAAACACGTCGAGCGTGAGCTCGGGCCGCAGCGCATGCAGGTCCTTGAAAAAGGCCAGCGCCTGTTTGAGGCCCTTGTAGGGGACGGACGTAAACGCCGCGCGCGGCGCTTTGGCGGCGAGGATAGATTCGCCGGGCGCAAAAAGCGCTTCAAACCGCGGGCCGATCGCGTTGCGCAAAATGTCGATACGATCGGCGGCAACGCCGTTGGCGGCGTAGTTGGCCTTGTGCCAGTCGCTCACGCACAAAATGCGGTCGCGCGCATGGTCGAGGCCCGCCAGCAGCGCGGCCTCCTCGGTGCCCGGCACGATCACATTGTGCTGCCAGGCATAGATCGGCCCTGCATGCCCGCCTGCGCGCAGCGGCGCCAACAGATCGACAGCTGAAGTTACGAACACCGCGTCGAAATCGCCGTCGAGCGCACCGGACCAGCGAAACTGGTCCACGCCGCGCATGCGGTCGCCCGCGCGCGTGGTGCCGGTGAAGACGGCAACCTCGTGCCCGCGTCGCGCCAGTGCGAGTGCGAGATACACTTGCGCCGATTCCGATCCCGGCAAGGGAGCCGCGAACGGCGTTTCCACGTCGTAGTCGTGCGCCAAGTTCGGATTAACGAAGGCGAGCTTCATGGGTTGACGCGAAGAGTGAACATGGCAATTGGAATAGCTTGATTGATAGCTTTTGTCCAAACGGGGAGAGAAGCAATGGGCGACAAAAAGATGCGCTGGACACGGGCTTGCCGACGAACGCCGCGACCGCGGGCCGAACGGGGCCGTGCTTAAGCCTTCGGCGACGGCGGTGTCGAATCACCGCCCTTCGAATTTGGGGCGGCGTTTTTCGAGGAAGGCGCGGTAGCCTTCGAGATAGTCGCGCGTGTCGCAATTGGCGAAGCCTTCGAGATATTCGGCCCGCGTAAGCGGCTTCGGCGAGCGCAGGCGGCGTGCGAACTTCTTGTGCCAGCGGTTCGACAAGGGGGCACCGGCCGCAATGCGCGTGGCCGACGCGTAAGCCTCCTCCTCGACCTTTGCGTCCGCCACCACGCGCGTGACGAGGCCTTTGTCTTTGGCTTCGGCAGCACCGAACACGCGCGCTTCGAGCAGGATCTCCTTGGCGACCGCTTCGCCCACAAGTCCGATCAGTGCGGACAATTCGGGATAGGCCATGATGACGCCGATCCGGTTGATCGGCACGCCGAAGCGCGCCCCCTCGCCCGCAATGCGCAGATCGCACATGCTGGCGATCTCGAGCGATCCGCCGACGCACAGGCCCTTGATGAGAGCCACGACCGGATGGCGGCATTCCCCGACCGCCGCCAAGGTCGCGTGCATCGTGCGGCCGTAGGCCATGGCGAGCTTCGTCGTCTTGCGCGTCTTCTCGAATTCGGAAATGTCGGCCCCCGGCCCGAAGGCGTGGTCGCCGGCCCCCCGCAGCACGATACAGCCGATATCCGGCTCGGCATGGAGGGCGCGCATGGCCTCGCCCAGCTTGGCCCACATGGCCGAGGAGATCGCGTTGAGCTTGGCCGGGCGGTTCAGGATCACGGTCACGATGCGCGGATCGCCCGCGACCGAGCGATCGACCAGAACCGGATCGTCCGGGGCCGTCTCGTAAAGTTTCGGCGGCGTGCGGCGTTTGGCGGCCATGGCGATTCCCCCTCGATTTGACCCGAGCTTAGGCGAAGTGAAAGCACTTGCGCAAAGCCGCAAAATCCTTGCTTGCGGCTGCCGCGGCGGCAGGCCTAAAAATGAGGACTTTCCCGCATCCAGCCTTCGCCCAGGACCCGCCATGTCGCCCGAAGAAATCGCCCAGACGACCGCCCGCATCCTGATCGAAACGAAGGCGATCCATTTCAATCCCGCCAACCCCTACATCTTCACGTCCGGCTGGGCGAGCCCGACCTATTGCGACTGCCGCAAGCTGATCGGCTTTCCGCGCGCACGCAACAAGCTGATGGACATGGCCGTGACCGTGATCGAGCGCAAGATCGGCTTTGCCGGCATCGATGCGGTGGCAGGTGGGGAAACCGCCGGCATCCCCTACGCCGCCTGGATCGCCGAACGCCTCGAATTGCCGATGCTCTATGTGCGCAAAAAGCCCAAGGGCTTCGGGCGCAACGCCCTGATCGAGGGCGATCTGCGCGAGGGCCAGCGCGTGCTGCTGGTCGAGGATCTGGCGACCGACGGCAAATCGAAAATGCATTTCGTGAACGGGCTGCGCGATGCGGGTGCGCAAGTCGCGCACAGCTTCGTCGTATTCCATTACGGGATCTTCCCCGAGAGTGTCGCAGGCCTCAAAGCCGAGGGTGTGGATCTGCATGCGCTCGCCACCTGGTGGGACGTGCTGAAAGAAGCGCAAGCCCAGAAGGCCTACAGCGACGCCGAGCTTGCCGAGGTGCGCAAATTCCTCGAAGCCCCCGCCGTATGGTCCTATGCGCATGGCGGCGTCGGCCCCGACGGCACCAAAAAAGCCGGATGAAACACGTGCGCGCCCTCCTGCTCGCATTGGCTGCCATTTTGGGGCTGGGGCTGGGGAGTGCTCGCGCGCAGACGCACGACACGCTGACGATCGGCATTTCGCAGTTTCCGTCCACGCTGCATCCGATGTTCGATGCGATGGCGGCTAAATCCTATGTGCTCGCGATGGCGCGCCGGCCGCTCACGACCTACGACAAAGACTGGAAACTCGTCTGCCTGATGTGCGAGACGCTGCCGACATTCGAGAACGGCGGCGCCAAGCGCGTTGCGTTGCCCGACGGCAAAGAAGGTGTGGAAGTCACCTTCCGTTTGAAGGACGGCTTCAAATGGGGCGACGGCATGCCCGTCTCCCCGCGCGACGCGATCCTCGCCTGGGACATCGGCCGGCATCGGCGCTCGGGCGTGTCGGGCGGGGAAAGCTACCGGCGCATTTTGAGCGTGGTCGCCAAGGACGAACGCACGATCGCCTTCACGAGCGACCGCGTGACCTTCACCTACAACGATTTCAGCCAGTTCGAATTCATCCCCGACCATATCGAGCGGCGAATTTTCGAGAGCGATCCCGAAAGCTACCGCCGCCGCACGACCTTCGACACCGAACCCATGAATCCGGCCTTGTTCAACGGCCCCTACCGCATCGCCGAGGTTCAGCAGGGGGCAGCGATCATGCTGGTCCCCAACGGCCAGTGGAGCGGCAAAGCGCCCGCCTTCAAACGCGTGGTCGTGCGTGCGATCGAAAACACTGCGGCGCTTGAGGCCAATCTCCTGTCGGGCAGCATCGATTATGTGGCGGGCGAGCTCGGCTTCACGCTTGATCAGGCTTTGGCGCTCGAAAAGCGCCATCCAACGCGCTTCGATTTCCAGTATCTGCCGGGCCTCATCTACGAACATATCGACCTCAATCTCGATCTGCCCGCCTTCCAGGACAAGCGCGTGCGCCAAGCGCTGATCCTGGCGACCGACCGGGCAGCGTTGGTCCGCCAGCTCTTCGAAGACCGCCAACCGGTCGCCGCCTCGTTCATCAACCCGAAGGACGCAGGCTACGCCGCCGACATCGCCCCCTACCCGTTCGACCTGGCGCGCGCGCAAGCCTTGCTCGACCAAGCGGGCTACACGCGCAATATCGGCGGCGTGCGCCAGAATGCGGCAGGCCAGCGCCTGTCGTTTGAATTCGGCACCACGGCCGGCAACCGCATCCGCGAGACCGTGCAGCAGGTGCTGCAGGCGCAATGGCGGCGGGCCGGCATCGAAGTGCGCATCCGTAACGAGCCCGCGCGCGTGTTTTTCGGCGAGACGATCCGCCAGCGCAAATTCCAGCTCGCTATGTATGCCTGGATTTCGGCCCCCCAATCGGTGCCGCGCACCACGCTGCACTCGGAAAGCATCCCGACCGCGGAAAACAACTGGGCGGGCCAGAACCAACCCGGCATTCGCAATGCCGAGATGGACCAGCTCATCGACACGATCGAACGCGAACTGGACGCCGAAAAACGCAAGGTCCTGTGGGCACGAATGCAACGGCTCTATGTCGACGAAGCCTGGGTAATGCCGCTGTTCTTCCGCGCCGATCCTTTCGTATTGCCTAAATGGCTTGCGGGGCTCGAACCCACCGGCCACCAATATCCGTCGCCCCTCGGCATCGAGCATTGGCACGTGCGATGATGCGCTACGCGCTGCAACGCGCATTGCAGGGCGTGCTGGTGCTGGTGGCGGCGAGTTTTGCGATCTACGTGCTGCTCGGGCTGATGCCGGGCGATCCGATCGATCTGATGATCGCGGGCAATCCGCAGATCACGCCCGACGACGTGCGCCGCTTGCGCGAACTCTACGGCATCGACCGGCCGATCCTTTCGCGCTACGGCGAATGGGCAAGCGCCGTCTTGCAGGGCGATCTTGGCTATAGCCGCCTCTACGCCAAACCCGTGCTCGCGGCCATCGGCCCGGCACTCGCCAACACAAGCGTGCTGATGCTCGCAGCCTTCGCGGCCGCCTTGGCGATCGGCATCCCGCTCGGGCTGCTCGCGGCGGCAAAGCGCGGCAGTGCGGTCGATGCCGCGATTAACGGCTTTGCGTTCGTGTCGGCGGCCACACCGTCATTCTGGCTCGGGCTGATGCTGATCGTGCTGTTCGCCGTTATCCTCGGCTGGCTGCCCGCGAGCGCCTTGCCCTTGCCGGGCCAAGACGGGCTGGGTGCAAGGCTCATCGGGCTCATCCTGCCGGTCGCAACGCTGGCACTCGTCGAAGCGGGCGAATATGCGCGCTACATGCGCAGTGCAGCCAGCGAAGCGCTGGCGCAGGATTGGGTGCGCACCGCGCGCGCCAAGGGGGCCTCGCGCACCCGCGTGCTGTTCGGCCATGTGCTGCGCAATGCCGCGATCCCGGTCGCGACGGTTGCGGCCCTCGGGTTCGGCGGGCTGTTCTCGGGCGCGCTCGTGACCGAGACGATCTTCGCCTATCCCGGCATGGGCAAGCTCATCTACGACGCGATCCTGGGCAGCGACTACAATCTGGCTTTGGCCTGTCTCTTGATGGCGGCAGGGCTCGTGATCGTCGCCAATTTCGCGGCCGATCTTGCCTATGCCGCCCTCGATCCGCGCGTGAGCGTGGCGTGAATCCGCGTTTTATCCTGCCGCTTTGCGTACTTGCTTTGTTGGGCCTTGCGGCGGCCGCGATCCCGCTGACGGGTGCCGATCCCGACGCGATCGATCTTGCCAAGCGCTATGAGGGCCCGAGCCTTGCGCATCCGCTGGGGACCGACGAGCTTGGCCGCGACGTCGCCTTGCGCCTGCTCTACGGGGCGCGCGTGTCGCTCGCCGTGGCGATCGCCGCTGCCCTTGCGGCTGTTGCCATCGGTACGGCGATCGGCCTTGCGGCGGGCACACTTGGCGGCCGCATCGACGGGGCCTTGATGCGCGCGACCGACGCCGTGCTCGCCTTGCCCGTGCTGCCGGTGCTGATCGTGCTGGCCGCGATCGACATGCAAAAGCTCGGCCTGCCGCAGAGCGACGACGGGGGTCTGTGGCGCATCGTGGCGATCGTCGCATTGTTCGGCTGGCCCAAAGTCGCACGGCTCGTGCGCGCAACCGCCCTTGCCCTCGTGAACCGCGATTTCGTGCGCGCGGCAACGGCCCTTGGGGCCGGGCGCTTGCGCATCATGGCCGTGCACATCCTGCCCAATTGTGCGGGCCCCTTGCTGGTTGCAACCGCACTCGCGGCGGGCGGCACGATCCTCTACGAAAGCGTGTTGTCGTTCCTGGGGCTCGGCATCCAGCCGCCGACGGCGAGCTGGGGCAACATGTTGACCAACGCACAGGAAACGATCTGGCAAGCGCCGTGGCTCGCTTTGTGGCCCGGACTGGCGATCCTGCTGACGGTCACGGCAATAAACCTGCTGGCCGACGCGTTGCAGGACAAGATCGCCGGAAGGCGCTGACCGCCCCTCGGTTTGCCGGGGCTGGCACGCAACCCCGGAATGCGCTAGCAAGACGCTGTTTTTTCGAGGAGTCTGCCGGATGCTTCAGCCCATCGTGCCAGTCATTCTCTCGGGCGGTGCCGGGACCCGCCTGTGGCCGCTGTCGCGCGAGCATTATCCCAAGCAATTGCTGCCGCTGGCGGGCGACCTGTCGATGATCGCCGAAACGGCTCTGCGCGTGGGCGGTGCGCCGTTCGGCGCAC harbors:
- a CDS encoding antibiotic biosynthesis monooxygenase, producing the protein MIAVIFEVRPAAGRKQDYLDHAAALRAELETVDGFVSVERFQSLADDGKMLSLSFWRDEASILNWRNRPCHRAAQTAGRGDVFADYRLRVAGVIRDYGMFARTEAPADSRTLHDPGFTI
- a CDS encoding orotate phosphoribosyltransferase produces the protein MSPEEIAQTTARILIETKAIHFNPANPYIFTSGWASPTYCDCRKLIGFPRARNKLMDMAVTVIERKIGFAGIDAVAGGETAGIPYAAWIAERLELPMLYVRKKPKGFGRNALIEGDLREGQRVLLVEDLATDGKSKMHFVNGLRDAGAQVAHSFVVFHYGIFPESVAGLKAEGVDLHALATWWDVLKEAQAQKAYSDAELAEVRKFLEAPAVWSYAHGGVGPDGTKKAG
- a CDS encoding glycosyltransferase family 4 protein, whose translation is MKLAFVNPNLAHDYDVETPFAAPLPGSESAQVYLALALARRGHEVAVFTGTTRAGDRMRGVDQFRWSGALDGDFDAVFVTSAVDLLAPLRAGGHAGPIYAWQHNVIVPGTEEAALLAGLDHARDRILCVSDWHKANYAANGVAADRIDILRNAIGPRFEALFAPGESILAAKAPRAAFTSVPYKGLKQALAFFKDLHALRPELTLDVFSSFDFYPANNLFRRQPSWLLLAAEAKSAAGVAYHGNVPQPALADALKRAVLLFYPNVAAETSSIAVMEAMAAGCVVVTTALGALPETVGDFGILAPVVAGNIDPQAYVSSAAAIAEAFAAKNPALEARLQLQVAHVTATCRWDIRAAETERLLGS
- a CDS encoding ABC transporter permease; translation: MNPRFILPLCVLALLGLAAAAIPLTGADPDAIDLAKRYEGPSLAHPLGTDELGRDVALRLLYGARVSLAVAIAAALAAVAIGTAIGLAAGTLGGRIDGALMRATDAVLALPVLPVLIVLAAIDMQKLGLPQSDDGGLWRIVAIVALFGWPKVARLVRATALALVNRDFVRAATALGAGRLRIMAVHILPNCAGPLLVATALAAGGTILYESVLSFLGLGIQPPTASWGNMLTNAQETIWQAPWLALWPGLAILLTVTAINLLADALQDKIAGRR
- a CDS encoding peptide ABC transporter substrate-binding protein — protein: MKHVRALLLALAAILGLGLGSARAQTHDTLTIGISQFPSTLHPMFDAMAAKSYVLAMARRPLTTYDKDWKLVCLMCETLPTFENGGAKRVALPDGKEGVEVTFRLKDGFKWGDGMPVSPRDAILAWDIGRHRRSGVSGGESYRRILSVVAKDERTIAFTSDRVTFTYNDFSQFEFIPDHIERRIFESDPESYRRRTTFDTEPMNPALFNGPYRIAEVQQGAAIMLVPNGQWSGKAPAFKRVVVRAIENTAALEANLLSGSIDYVAGELGFTLDQALALEKRHPTRFDFQYLPGLIYEHIDLNLDLPAFQDKRVRQALILATDRAALVRQLFEDRQPVAASFINPKDAGYAADIAPYPFDLARAQALLDQAGYTRNIGGVRQNAAGQRLSFEFGTTAGNRIRETVQQVLQAQWRRAGIEVRIRNEPARVFFGETIRQRKFQLAMYAWISAPQSVPRTTLHSESIPTAENNWAGQNQPGIRNAEMDQLIDTIERELDAEKRKVLWARMQRLYVDEAWVMPLFFRADPFVLPKWLAGLEPTGHQYPSPLGIEHWHVR
- a CDS encoding ABC transporter permease translates to MMRYALQRALQGVLVLVAASFAIYVLLGLMPGDPIDLMIAGNPQITPDDVRRLRELYGIDRPILSRYGEWASAVLQGDLGYSRLYAKPVLAAIGPALANTSVLMLAAFAAALAIGIPLGLLAAAKRGSAVDAAINGFAFVSAATPSFWLGLMLIVLFAVILGWLPASALPLPGQDGLGARLIGLILPVATLALVEAGEYARYMRSAASEALAQDWVRTARAKGASRTRVLFGHVLRNAAIPVATVAALGFGGLFSGALVTETIFAYPGMGKLIYDAILGSDYNLALACLLMAAGLVIVANFAADLAYAALDPRVSVA
- a CDS encoding enoyl-CoA hydratase-related protein — translated: MAAKRRTPPKLYETAPDDPVLVDRSVAGDPRIVTVILNRPAKLNAISSAMWAKLGEAMRALHAEPDIGCIVLRGAGDHAFGPGADISEFEKTRKTTKLAMAYGRTMHATLAAVGECRHPVVALIKGLCVGGSLEIASMCDLRIAGEGARFGVPINRIGVIMAYPELSALIGLVGEAVAKEILLEARVFGAAEAKDKGLVTRVVADAKVEEEAYASATRIAAGAPLSNRWHKKFARRLRSPKPLTRAEYLEGFANCDTRDYLEGYRAFLEKRRPKFEGR